The Megalops cyprinoides isolate fMegCyp1 chromosome 11, fMegCyp1.pri, whole genome shotgun sequence genomic sequence ttttcagtgaacagTATGTTTTACCCTTTCAATCATAATTGGTGAAGctttattcaaattaatttttatataattttgtgTCAACACAAACAGACCTTTCTTCATATTCACGGAAAATTTCAAGcacatctgtttctttttagaAATGacaatttattgttattaaatgatattttaccTTGATGTGTGAAAAATTGTCAAAGTGTGGTGcttgtttcctttattttggcgTAAGCTTGCTATGCAGATTTCTGGGCTGTAACAGTGTCGGAATTGTGTGAGAATCAGTACAGCATTTTGACCTCCTTACAGAGAAGTGCTGATGGttgtaagaatttttttttatcctgtagGTTTTAGGCCAAAAGTTGGTAAAATCTCTAAGGAAACCGAAGGAAATATGCCTGCTTCATGGCATTGCTcctcttaagaaaaaaaatgatatttctaTAAATAATTTCAACGTTACAAACATTGAAAACCCCACAATCACAGCGATTCACTGATATTCATTTGGCATAAGTCAGTTTCATTTCTGCGCGCTTTTCATCAGAAATGGCATAAAAGGCAGGCTTTCGCTGAATTTTTTATGCTGTGGGCTTGCTGGGGACATGGGCTGATGCTCTTCAGTCATGGGTGTCTGACAGTGCATGGCAGCAAAAACAGCAGATCGGTCACAAACCTCCGCTGCACTCCCGAGGTCACACAGCGGCCTCGTTTTTAACGAGACCAGCAACCAAAGGAACAGTTGATAATCTGTCAGTGTCAAGCAATAAAATTCTGCTCGTGGTGATGCCTGGTGTAATGTCATTAGTGGTTTAGTTTGTAAAATAGATTAAAGCAATACGTTGTGGGATCAGTTGCCTTAAGATTGCAGTTCAGCTTTTCATGAATTGGTCTTCTGAAGGGTGGGTAAAATTATTTGATGATATTCATCATTCAGGGGAAATTTTGGTGCTAGGTTCAGAATGACAcgttttcatatattttatgctTATATTTCTCGATTTTATTGCTCTGAAATATGGATCCGTTTATAGAGTTTGTGATATGCTGGTTGATCGGGCCTCTCAGCAGTAGACATTATTTGTATGAATGGTGTGTCGCTAAGACATGCCAAAGTCCCAGACATTGGTACATCACAGTCACATCCTGGCCCTTGTCTGCTATTGTGAGTCAACCCATTCATTATGCAGAAGACACAGCCTCCAGTGTGTGCACTATGGTGGAATGGGTCTTGGAGATAATGTGAGCAAAACCAGATTcatgttatcattattatttttttaaacttagttggacatttctgttttgattctGTCCGtcataattatttaattcaatcatttatttgtttcctaAAACCAAATACAACAGAGACCCATTTTAGACTTTATCCACGTGCCAGATGGTGCATCAGTCGAGAACCAACATGATTTTGACTTCTTTCTTTGGTTGTGGCATCAAAATTATATCCTCATTTGATTTTCAGATCTTCGTTTGAAGAAGTTTGCCAGTGCCATTTTGTATTCTCATAAGTTTAGGTTTTCATGTCAAGTCCATTTTGGCATATTAATTATGATAATACAAAGAactgtctttaaaaatatttgagtGCTCATTTTTTGGTGGTAATACTCTACAAAACCCATTCCCCATCTGACTACccctttcaaattcaaaacagattttttaaattggtGCCATTGCACTCTGAGTATTGTATTACATGTCGAGGGCCCAAATGATTTTTATAAGCAGATTGCTTGGTTCTTACATGGGCAATATTTTGAGAGTGTTAGGATGATATTGATTCTGTTTTCCCAGTGATTTCCAGTGTTTCTAATCAGCATATGTTGTTGAATCTTGTACCAGCAATTCTTGTAAACAGAGTGCATTTTACTATTCTTTCAGCTGAATATGAGTAGCAACAAAAGAATGCATTGTGTCCATTTAGGCCAGTATCTTGTTAGGAAAGACTCTGCTTTGTTGTCTTACTAGCATTACCTAACTGCACTGTGGAGAGCTTGAGACCCGTTTACTTGccagtgtaacgggtggtctcttgcgttgtgttttttttttaatgtgatgttacgtgggtcggcgagcgagcgagtttcgaaccgaggttcttactgctcgctgccaacccctttaaagccagcgtcgttgccagttgagctaaaggcaaattgccgttagcctgtcaacaacaacgctacttagccaggtctcagagggagtgacgtagccgctgcaaccactcggctacctgctacccgctacctaaggctttacgcaggactcacacgagctaatcacttcagctccgctacaccAGTAACTGGGTAGTTGCTGAGTTGTTGATCAAGAAATGTTAGGCTGCTTTCTGTTTGTCCGCTAGGTATGTAGCagttttttgtcagtttctAGTCAGCCGCTGGAAGTTCTGCCTTGTggtttgaacacacacacctgtctgttaCCTGCACCTCACCTCACTTTGTTTCAGTATTCCAGACATTAAGATCTGTgctttattaatataataataaacactAGTTTGCTAGCAGTAGTACTGAATTGTTGCAGCAACGGTCACTACACTTATTAGCATGCCAGCTAGACTGGTACATCACAAAAAGTCAGTAGGATACCGAAGTCCCTTTTGTCCTTTTGACTTTCATCAATCAGCAGGTTGGTtctaattattaaaaatgtattttcttgcTGGTTAGCTCTTTTGTCTAGTTTATCTTATTGACCTGTCAAAAAAAGGAGAAGGCCATTTCTTTGTCCACGTTCCCACATAATCCCGGTTCAAAAGCACACATTAAATGAAGTGTAAAGGCCTGACCCTACGGGACTGTAAAAGTCCCCTTCACCCTTCCCTCTCCATATCAAATGGGAGATTTGATGTTGAGCATTGGAAGGAGGAAGTAACAGACCTTATAGGTTAAAGCGATTAGGTTTTCACCAGTTTCATCAGTCTGCATCATGGATCAGAAAAAGGTTCAAGTCAAAAACAAGTTTAATATTTTTCTCAGTCAACTCTAGatattcataaaatgtgtcaccatatactgtatattcatttaAGAGGTAGATTAAAAAACATTCAATCTGATTGTGTCAGATACATGTCAGATAATCTGCTCTGATATCCACGTTTAAATGAGCGTTATTACAGTGTGTCATGTTTAACACCATGTGAACACAATCATTTTGGGAGCCAAAACACTGAACTGAAACTCCTAGGTAGGATTGTTGGTTGCCAGTGAGGAAGAATTCTCATTTGTGCTCAGTGTTTTAGGGAAATTATATCAAGGACCTGTGACTCCACAGCTTTGTGACCAGGATGCGTTCAGCACCAATGGCCAGCATGAACCGTGTCATTTATTACGTCACCTCAATTGTGATGTAACAGTAGCTTTTGGCAGTGGAAGCAGGTGCTTTAGCAGTGTGCTAATGCCATAGCCTGTGGAGTCGGAGACCCTCTACACATTCTACCTTTATCACAGTCtttatttaattgtgtgtgCTCGCAAATTACTTCtcataaattttttttttttccaagtagcGCCTGCTTTTTGTAGCCACATACGTCATAAGAGATGGTGGGTGAGcatgaaaattatgtttttaaatgatcgAGAAAACCGATAAATTTTCTGGCAGTTGGCAGCTAAGCAGTGTCACACAGACATCTGTTAGGCAATGCCTGGTCATCAGTGAGACAGCTGTCTGTCATCTCCCACCTGCAGactcaaataaaacaaattaacataCCAGTGCtgtaagaaaaatgtatttgtcataTCACGATTACTGCTATTACTGTTCAAATATGTTTGGCCTATGAGTCCATTCCAAGTGGGTGTGATTATCACCCAAACTGACACTTAAGGAGTTGactttaaatttgaatttaggGCTGCTTTTAGCActttggtgtttattttataaaggagaggattttattttttactaaatTCTAAGTGTGTATTGTAATTATGCTGGTTATTCAATTTGCAAATGGATTGATTCATTCGATGAATGTAAAAGCATCTCATTTCTGAGCTGAAGCACTGAAGGGCTGATATAAATAGGAGGAGTAGGAGGAGACCTCAAGCAGTGGCAGAAGCGCCCATCTCTGGGAGAGAAGCTTCCCACTTCAGAAACACCACTGTCCTGACAGCCCTCTGGGGACCGCCGGCTAGCTTTTTTCCACCGACCTCTCTGACTCTTTttctaaacaaacacacagtttggcttgtttaaaataactttcttttgttgtttcGGGTTCATATCGGCTGTTGGTGTCATTTGTGCTGGCTGCACAAATTCCTGTTTGACATCaggcatatactgtataaataactTAGGAGCCGTCTTAGATGCATCTCCATGAAATTTTTAGCGATGCTGTAATGTAAGCCTCTACCTGTCATGGAGTCATAAGGAACCCTGTCTGCGCTGTCCAGTAAACTCGGCGAGCTTCAGCCCTTATTGCCGACCCTGACCGGCCGGTGTTTATCCGACAGGAGAGATGCTATTTTATAGGCAGAAAAAGCAATCGCGTCTGACTGGGGCACCGCACTGTCCTCATATCCTTGCTGGCTATTATTTAGCTGTCATTTCGTGTGCCGTGATCACATAATTGATGTGACAGGACTGGGCATTAGGTAAAATCCCTCGGCTAGTGCTCActttcagtctctttctctccttgtcaTTCGTCGTGATTAAATTAGCCAGAAGTGACAAACATATGTAAGATacatcaaagaaaagaacaaggCGCTTTTTAGGGATTTAGActtttatattgaaaatgtgtaaCAACTTGATTTTTAtgctttggcaaaaaaaaaaaaaaaaaaatcagtcttgCTAGTTGTTGTCCTGAAAAATGgtatcaaaattattttatgaaaaattcCTGGCAGTCACCCGAAAGCAGATGTGGAGGCATAATTGGTGGTGCCTTGTCTGTGCATTTTATGAAAACGCGTGACACTTTGCCTTGTCCTTACAGATTGTTATGGATGCCTTTAGGATAGTTGAATGTTTATAATGTTATACAGCGCATTCATATCCATCAACCATTGGTAGCGGTGTTCTAACGCTCACAGAAGTCTCCAGGGGACCTGGATGGACTTACTGTTCTTCAGTGATGGTGTCCTCAGACAGCCTCACTGTTATCTGAGCTGGAACTAAAATAGCAACTAGAAGACAATTACATaggacagagaaaacacaacatGCTGCTGAATAGTTAATTTAGCAGTTTAAAACTTAAATTAAACTCATTACCAAAGAAATGCAAACGATTAGTAAATCTGTAATGAGGGGAAGATGGTGTTTCCTCTTGCTTGGACGTAGACAGGTCCTTGATTATGTGTTTCAAGAGAATAGATGACTGGACCTTACTACATGGTTGTAATGACCCCTCTCATTAGCCTAACAGACGCAATCCTGTTCATTAGAGCGTAACCACCTCTACCTCTACCTGTAGGTTGTGGTGAAACAGATGCGCTTCAATACAAAGCCCTGTCACATACTACACATGCCCATTTTCCCAACAGTGTTGTCAGTTTTAGGCATGTCTGTTTGATCAacaatatgtcatttttataaGGCTTTGCTTCACGGGCTGAACAGCCATTACTGCTTGATCACCATCAACTACAGGAAGAACGAACTAGAGCAAAAGGTATGAAATCCTTATTATTATCcttattattttcattgacCTGGGCGACTGAGTGGCTTAGCTTGGTAAGGCACCGGTTACCCCTGTCCTGCATCTTGGGCAGCTCAGACCCAAGTTCAAGTCTGAGCTGTGCCATTCACTGGTGATCGTCAGGTTGTAGTGCTGTAGTGGCCAAACACAATCGGCTTTGTAGCACTGGGGTAGGGCAACTTTTATTGGCTAGGGCTCTGCTGTTTTTGCGCTCTCTAACATCTCATGAGGCacttgcaaattaaaaaaaaatttaacaatGGGATGACATCATTGAAGATGCGCACATCCACCAATAGGCTTTCGCTctgctgcagtgcactttgGGACTTTTCGTGTGAAAAATAGCAGTCTGCTGTGTATCAGGTTAATTGGAGGATTGAATTTATCTTGCTTTAGTATCCCTACataagagacacagagagtaTCTGAAGTGATAATCCTGATGTATTCCAAATCAGGCAAGACAAGGGGGAGTATGTAAAGaacagtcattttcattgaACTCATGGTTATCAGGTTGCAAATGTTGAATTCCTCAAAAATGAGGGCAAAGACTGCAAGGTTTGCAATGTGTCGCTTGAAAAAGTGAAAACCCCCATTATAATGTAAGGggtattatttatattttaataaaatacataatgaaTACATCAATTTtataaagtaaattaataaattagtATATTGTCATGAGTGTATTAGTGTAAATAATCATCCTATGGCTGAAGCCTGATTAAATTAGTAAAACTGGGGGAACTGTGACTGCTCTTGCCTCATCCATTGAGCTGGTTGAGCTCATCTGCATGGGAAATTGTTGCACCACATACTGTAGTTATCTAACAACTTTATCGAATAATACCACTTTAACTGCATATGTAACTTGACCTGCAGATGCTGTTGAACCTACACAAGAAGAGCCGTATGGAGGGGCTGATGCTATAGTGAGCACTGCACGCTCAATGAGACCATTGTCAAGGAGATTCTGGAGCTGGCCAGGAACTACAACAAGGTAACTGGCTTATGTCATTGCTGTTTGCTTACCGTGAACCCTTTGTTTCACTGTTCAACACCGGGGTTAATGTTGGCAGCATTTAGCACAATTTACACAGTCATTAACATCTTAAGTGCTCTATTCGCAGTCTGAAAGGAGACAACCGTGTATTCTGTGCCTCTGCATTGTCTAATTCAAAGCGGTATAAATAGTGAGCACGAAACTGAATTGGTTTCCTTCCCTTATTTCGAGCTGTAGAGGAGGAAGACAAGATGACCCCTGAGTGGCTAGTTATTAAGAATGTTGGAAAACAGGTATGTTTGGGCTAGGGCTTCATCAATTAAATGATGCCAAACCAATTAATCAATGAGAACTTTGGCTGACAACTATATATAACTTCATGACCAGGTTTGGGGTCTCCATAGCTACAGGAGCCATTGGCAAGCCCCAATAAGCCCACGGGCTCAAGCTCTCACAGACAATTAAAATAAGGTTTTGCATTCTGTTACATTAAGGGAAGGAagtggttagctagctaggtaacaaAAGCATCTACCTGAGGGTACAGTATGGCATTGACAGGTCTTTTTGAATGTCCAAACATTCAGGCAGTAATCACAGTAGTGCAGCTAACTTTGAAAAAAGTGAACATGGATGGATTCATTCAactgatagaaaaaaaatcaactaatTATTTGATATGTAGCCCTACTTGTGTATCTTCGGTGTGCTTTAGCTGTTAGATTGATTTTGCATTGTTGGTGTTACATTAAAGGTTAATATCTGCTGCagtattatttaatatatatatgcCATTGTGTTGCATACCATTTACTTCATAGTCTGTCACAACATCCTCTAAGGTGTGCTACATCTCCCATGTATCATAATGGGAAATTGATGAGGATAGACAAATCAAGCCTTTTACATTCTTCGCCTTAAAGAAAATAATCTAAATGAGAACACAAATCTAATATGCAATTAAATGCGCTGTTTTTCTGCAGGATCCAAAATGTCATCTCGAAGAGCGCTTAGATATTCTGATGACCTCCAATATTGTACAGTGCCTGGCAGCCACATTGGGTTCAGTGGTATTTCACTGAAGTCGAGCTCTGCAACATTAATGATATTACTATGCTTTCTGTGTTCtacaggaaaaataacaaatttgttGTTAAGCTTGCATTTGGTGCTTCAACTGCTAGGCCTCTCTACAGCTAGACTTACTAATGAGTCCATTGTTCCTGTAAAATGGCGAGGGAATTATTTACTTCAGATGTCGGCAATGTCCCTGTGTATTCCATTTGGAATGGAATTCTTTTGTGACACCTCTGAGAGGCAGAATTCAGGGtctattttaatttttccacattttcatgTGTATCACatcaagttatttattttttaaaaaatgcgaaatattattatttatatgtcAGTTGTGATGTATTTTCCTCCGAAGCTGCttgcttgtattttttcataatacAAAAGACAGAACGTTATGCTGAGTAGGCTATCCATTTAATAACTATTAAAGAGGACTGTACtattattaaatgcattcataaagATATGTTATTACTCGCTTTCTTGACGATTAGGTGTCAAAATGTGCACATTAAGATTTGCACTGGTAATACTAAATTTAAAGTGTGTAACTGGAACGCTAGTGTAATTAGCAAATATCAGAACTCGCAGGAATAGCTGTGAAAACGCGTGACATCGCGTGTACCACAGCGACACATTTCgttaaaaaaacattggaaagatgtttttttcatccagGAAAGCCCCCGCTATgaaacattttcccattttttccccGAACACTAAGACATGATTCGCTAATTTTGCTTACATATTAACACATTAATTTAAGATCTCAAATAAGGAAGCGCCGAGATTAGTAGACGAATGGAGATAAACCAAAGCTCTTATAGTATCTAGACCGCAGTCTTTGTCGCCGCACTCTATATTAAGAAGTCTCTCAGTTGCCTTGATATTGTTGATAATGTACTTGCTAACACACTTCTATTACCTATTGCGGCTCTGCTGACTTCATTTttggaatatatattttttaagaacttgaaaaaataacatttgcagCTGCATGAAAGATTGTTAGGCAACATTTCCTATTTCCCTATCGATTAGGATCAGTTGGATTTATTGAGGCGTGTTGGATAGATGACGAAAATAAACACCGGCCTAATTGGGCTCTGTAAACACATATGAAATACGGATGTCTCAGCTAATTTATAtacacacttaaacacattttaagttTGTGCGCACGATAATTTTAGAATTAAAGTGACCGCAGTGTTTATTTGTAAAATTCTCGTTTTAAATTGTCTCCTGCTGCATGTCCCGTAAGACCCTGAATCGTGCAGTCAACATGTATTTGCTCTGGGACCAGTAAATATATCTTTAGACGTAACACTGACTGATTGTACGCTATATaccagacattttaaaacagacttCACTGACTACCATTTTAGAggttttaataataaatagaCGTTTCCCTGGTAAACATGTTTTTCTACTCCTATCACATTAATAGGTAAACGTCTTTTCCTTTATCGTTTTATGAATCTCCTCCTCAAAAATGAAcatcttctgttttatttttaaataggcCTATCGGTTTATATACTGGTATTTATTGGTGTATTGGCATATTGGTTCTTGTTatggtttcatttcactgtgtgacGGATTCTATGGCACCAAGGAATATGGACGTATTAAAAGTATAGCTAGTGACAAATTCCTGCTTCGCACTTTAGTCCCTTATATCTGtctgaacaaaaaaattatgataACACAGAGACCTGAATTGTGTCCTAGGATACATCATATTTTCTGTATACATTACAATTAGGACCCATGTGATTATCCTAATTAATGTCTGCCTAATTAAATTACTGTCACGAGCAAACCAATCGCAACAGTCCTTTCATTAGAGTTGCTGGTAGAGGGACCGAATGCGAGTCGTTCTTGATTGCTGCGTGTAGTGTCAATTGGctgattgcaaaaaaaaaaaaaaaagtagctcAAACGGCGGAAGGCGTTTTCTCTCAACCTAGATCCGTTGAGCTTTAAGTTAAATGAGTGGGGTAAGGTTGCGTGAATAGCCGTTTCCAATTGCAGTTGGATCGTTGCGTCTTCGCCATCTACCATGCTGTCCAAGAAATTTCTGACTGTGGGCAGCGGCTATGCCAACTCGGATGCATCTGAACTTGCCTTTCAGGACCATCCTATTATATCCTCCGCTGACAACCTGGAGAGAAGCtcacctctgaaaaaaaattccaggGGGATGACGAATCATTTAGAGGCAGACAATTTTTCTGACTCCAAAGACGCACCTAGGGACGTCCAGAGAAGCAAACTGTCTCCTGTTCTGGATGGAGCCCCTGAGGTTCGTCACAATTTCGATGGATCTGCTGCAGAAAGGTATATCCTGTCTCAGTCCAGCCAACCCCAGCCAGTGCCTGCGTCTACTGGTGCTATGTTTCCCTACCCCAGCCAGCATGGACCGTCGCATCCGGCTTTTTCTATTGGGAGTCCCAGCCGCTACATGGCTCATCATCCGGTAATAACCAATGGAGCGTACAACAGTCTCTTGACCAACACTTCTCCGCAAGGCTATCCAACAGCGGGCTACTCTTACGCGCAACAGTATGGACACACTTACCAAGGGGGGGCTTTCTACCAGTTCTCCTCGGCGCAAGCTGGGCTCGTGCCCGGTAAAGCTCAGGTCTATCTGTGCAACAGGGCTCTGTGGATCAAGTTTCACAGACATCAGACAGAAATGATCATCACCAAACAAGGAAGGTACGTATAACATATACCACTCGTTCTTTCTAAGATCGACTCAGAAGTCTGAACTTCTGGCTTCTAAGACCGAATAGTCaaacaatgttaaaattgtTCATACTGTTTACATTATAGTGACGCACACTTTCCCATGGAAAATTGGTTTAATGGAGTTCGCCATACATCATACTTATGCATATAAAATTTGTTGATAAATCCCGTGctttatttactgtaaaaacagaTCATGATAAACTAAGTCAATTGTGTGGTTTAATACCTGTCCCCAAGCCTGTCAATTCTATATTTCGAGACTATATTTCGCGtaaaaaagtaatacattttaaaaatcagaatttattccatatttctttcatttttgtaatcagcatttaaatatatttcacagtaaTGATTACTGGATGACTTAATGGAAGACTACAACGCTCGTTTATGTTTAAATTAACTCGCATGTTTCCTAAAACGTGAATTGTATTGTATACAAGAACGTGCCatgtattgttatatttttttctttttcatcagaCGGATGTTCCCGTTTTTAAGCTTTAATATTTCTGGGCTTGATCCGACTGcacattataatatttttgtgGAAGTAATTCTGGCCGACCCCAATCACTGGAGATTCCAGGGAGGAAAGTGGGTGCCGTGTGGCAAAGCGGACACAAATGTGACAGGCAAGTTCTTCCAATTAACACTTTCCGAGCGCTCATAGGTGAGAATTATGCATGAATAAGTCTTCGCAGGCCATAACGACCGATACACTGATAGTCCAGGGTCATGCAGTGTTCGTGGAATCGCCACGCAACGAATATAAAACGAAAAATCCATGATTTTAAGACAActcaaatgtttttcattacaaattattttaacatttcccCGTGTGCAACGGAACACGCTACTAGCATGTACTTGTTGTCCTTCTTAGATAGTTCATCATtatacttattttcattttcatggctGCTAGGGAATAGAATTTATATGCATCCAGACTCCCCGAACACCGGAGCCCACTGGATGCGCCAGGAAATATCCTTTGGAAAACTTAAGTTAACAAATAACAAAGGAGCTTCTAACAATACAGGACAGGTAAGTATTGGTTGCTCAGTATTTAAACGTTAAAACATGCTCAAATCTGAATGACAGCAACAAAGAATATGGTTATCTCAGGTGTCTGAAACAGGCTGAAACTGCGTTACATTATCGTAATACATTGtgccattgttattatttatagtagtaatagtagggcggtattttatcttttatcttttatttttctgttattcattcttatttttacaaatgatttCCCCACTGACACTGGCGTTACATTGTAGAATATACATATTTCGAGTGGTACATTCTGATAATATGGTTCGACAAGCTAATACACATCAAACACGGATCCATGGACCCATTCTGTCTTTACGGCATTAATACTCAAAGGGAATCGTGACAGACAAAGCGGCCTTGGTTTGTCTCTGCAGATGGTGGTTCTACAGTCTCTTCATAAGTATCAGCCCCGGTTGCATGTCGTGGAAGTAAACGAGGACGGGACGGAGGACACTGCTCACCCCGGACGAGTACAAACGTTTAGTTTCCCTGAAACGCAATTCATCGCGGTCACAGCCTACCAGAATACAGATGTAAGAAATGCGCTAGGAAATCAAACATCTATGTGGTGTGAGAGCATGGACAAGATATTAACAGACTGTTGCTGAAAGCAGGGTTATTATGATGATTCGGGTTTAGAATATATTGgattgtattttaatattaatcCTAACCCATCTCTCACCCCTTTCCCCCAGATTACACAGTTAAAAATCGACCACAATCCATTTGCAAAAGGGTTTCGGGACAACTACGACACGTAAGAATATTTCTGGATTTTATTCTACAACATATGAGACAAGACGTTTACTTTCTGTATATTTGAATATTGATATTTCATACGTTTGAATCGGATGTGTGAGTAGTAACATTATATCAAACAGAATATGCAAATGGTAAAGTTGTTTGCGAACTAACAGATGCAACATTAATTCCGTTTTATTTTGAagttatgttttatgtaaaatTATGTTGCAAGAACGCATGTTTATATATTCAATACTATTACAACCTTTTCTACGCATCATAATAAATCGCATTATTCTATTTAAACCATAAACACCATTGTTTTAAAAACGCGCCGACCGGTCACAGTTATGATTTATAGACGAGATGAAACGCAAAGAATCATACACTCAAAACGACTCTTAGTCTTGCCTTGGACAAAATCATAAGcaactttaaaaatgatttgaaatgaatgaacccACACCTTTTCTCTTGTTGGAAACTGGATTTTCACAGAGCGTACATTTATACTGTTTGGCCAAATTGGTGAAGCAGATTTTACTGTCTGAGAGGGATAATAACGTTCCATTATTCATACAGTGTCCTTTACCCTGGTAACTTGCTCGAAACATGACCAGCTTTGGTCAGGTAAAACATTATTTATACTGTTATGCGCGGTTGTGGgctattttctgtttgttgtaacGTACACGTACGTGACTTTGTGAATGCGTACATTTCTTTCATTCGTTTGAAGGTGCTTACTACTTCGGCATAGTGTGCTATATATTgctatattttattgtttaaaacgGTCTTATTATATGCTGCGCGTTGTTTTCTGTCGTCTGCGGCGTCTTGGCCCTCTTTGAAACACTATATGTGTTTTAACAACTGTAATTTACACttccataaaaaaatattcttcaaataaatttcatttcatctatTTATTAAGTGTCTTGTGTACAGACTCTCAGTGTTTTTAGTcaagaattatttaaaattatttaaaacgTGTATAGGTGTCACCATGTCGCATTGTATCTGTGGTCGGAGGCGACAGATAATTATCAGTAAAACagttaatttaataaaaaatatttattttatgcatgcAATACGTCTTACTGTTAAGACCGTTACTACTACAGTTTTCGGAATGGGGGTCTCTGT encodes the following:
- the LOC118785393 gene encoding LOW QUALITY PROTEIN: T-box brain protein 1-like (The sequence of the model RefSeq protein was modified relative to this genomic sequence to represent the inferred CDS: deleted 1 base in 1 codon), with the protein product MDLDRCVSPSTMLSKKFLTVGSGYANSDASELAFQDHPIISSADNLERSSPLKKNSRGMTNHLEADNFSDSKDAPRDVQRSKLSPVLDGAPEVRHNFDGSAAERYILSQSSQPQPVPASTGAMFPYPSQHGPSHPAFSIGSPSRYMAHHPVITNGAYNSLLTNTSPQGYPTAGYSYAQQYGHTYQGGAFYQFSSAQAGLVPGKAQVYLCNRALWIKFHRHQTEMIITKQGRRMFPFLSFNISGLDPTAHYNIFVEVILADPNHWRFQGGKWVPCGKADTNVTGNRIYMHPDSPNTGAHWMRQEISFGKLKLTNNKGASNNTGQMVVLQSLHKYQPRLHVVEVNEDGTEDTAHPGRVQTFSFPETQFIAVTAYQNTDITQLKIDHNPFAKGFRDNYDTVYTGCDIDRLTPSPGDSPRSQIMPGARYAMAGSFLQEQFVSSYAKSRFHPGAGTGSGTDRSVPLSNSLLSPQQAEEVAAASPQRWFVTSANNRLDFAASAYDAAAAADFAGNAATLLSYAAAGVKALPLPTPGCSGRPLGYYPDPSGWGARSPPQYCSKSGSVLSCWPSNGSRTGASSYLVDDADTLSTERSSLGGSEDAKPKELSESSWIETPSSIKSIDSSDSGIFEQAKRRRISPSATPVSETASPLKSELLTPRDCEKNCAKDIGYYSFYSHS